The Candidatus Hydrogenedentota bacterium genome contains the following window.
CGCCGCCGCGAGCACCCCCAGCAGGAGGAACAGCGCGGCCCGCGCGAAATACCGCACCGGAGACTCGTTGAAATGGAGCAGGAACCGCGCCGTGACCACGTCCAGCGCGCCCTTCGCAAAACGGTCAAACCCGTATTTGGAATGCCCGAAACGGCGCGGGTGGTGCGTCACGGGGATTTCCGTCACCCGGTAACCCAGCCCGTCGGCGAAGACAGGAATCAGCCGGTGCATGTCGCCGAAAAGCGGCACCCGCCGCGCCACCTCCATCCGCATCGCCTTGAAGCCCGTGTTCACATCGTGAATCCGCACGCCGAAAAGGCGGGCCACCCACCGGTTGTACACCCGCGAGGGCAGGGTCTTGTGCCACGGGTCATGGCGGCGCTGCTTCCAGCCGCAAACCAGGTCGTAGCCCTCGTCCAGCTTCGCCAGCATCCGGGGGATTTCCTTCGGGTCGTCCTGCAGGTCCGCGTCCATCATGATGATGCGCTCGCCGTGCGCCAGCGAAAAGCCCACCCGCAGCGCCACCGTCTTCCCGAAGTTCCGACGAAGGCGCACCGCGTCCACCGTGGCGTGCCGCTCGCGCAGCGCCAGCATCCGCTCCCACGAGCCGTCCGTGCTGCCGTCGTCCACAAACAGAATCCGGTGCGGCACCCCCGCCGCATGCTCCACGATCCCCGCCGCGAGCGCGTCCAGGGACTCCACCTCGTTGTAGACCGGTATGACGAAGGTTACTGACATGGCCTGATTGTAGCGCATGCGGTCCATGAAGATACAGCGGCTTTCCGGATTACTGCGCGAACGCTCGAAAATCGGGCCGCGACCGCCGGCCAGTCTTGCCATGCTGGACCATTTT
Protein-coding sequences here:
- a CDS encoding glycosyltransferase family 2 protein; the protein is MARLAGGRGPIFERSRSNPESRCIFMDRMRYNQAMSVTFVIPVYNEVESLDALAAGIVEHAAGVPHRILFVDDGSTDGSWERMLALRERHATVDAVRLRRNFGKTVALRVGFSLAHGERIIMMDADLQDDPKEIPRMLAKLDEGYDLVCGWKQRRHDPWHKTLPSRVYNRWVARLFGVRIHDVNTGFKAMRMEVARRVPLFGDMHRLIPVFADGLGYRVTEIPVTHHPRRFGHSKYGFDRFAKGALDVVTARFLLHFNESPVRYFARAALFLLLGVLAAAAACGVVLAAAGAAGMAWAVLFVLAIGTAALGTGLLTLLGIGLQSEWRLQHTPPPDYRLYIAETQID